Part of the Suncus etruscus isolate mSunEtr1 chromosome 20, mSunEtr1.pri.cur, whole genome shotgun sequence genome, GACTAGCAAAGGGCCAGGAGACAGGTAGAAGCCAGAGAGCCTCGAGAAGTGTGTACTGGAAGGAACAGGAATGCCTGGTGGAGCAAGGGGCCTGCAGGCAGGTGGGTCACTCCTTTCAATTAACCCATGCCCCCAAGCTCAGGTCGCAGTGGGCAGGGAAACAGGCAAGTCCTGGAGAGGAGTGGCAGGGCTTCCTGCAGTGAGGATGGCCTGAGAGGGCTTATTCCTGCATTGATAACTAGGGCTAAGAAATTACAGAagtggggccaaagcggtggcacaaggggtaaggcgtctgtctgccttgcccgagctagcctaggatggaccacagttcaatctcccagcgtccaatctggttccccaagccaggagcaatttctgagcgcatagccaggagtaaaccctgagtgtcacagggtgtggcccaaagaaacaaacaaaaaaaaaaaagagagagagagagagagattataaaaGTGGGGCATTCAGCTCAGGCTTCCTTCAGATTACTGGGCATAGCCATCATCAGACCccaaaaatacacacatacacagaaaaagagagagccaCCATGCTTCGTGTTGTCTCCTGGAAAACTGGCTCTGGGTAGACAGAGCATGTCTGCATACTTGCATCCTGAACGGTCTGCTGTGCTCACTGCGTCCCCACCTGCAATGCTTTTGCACCTTCCTTCCATCCACAGCACGACGCACAGATGGATTACTATGGCACCCGCCTGGCCACCTGCTCCTCGGACAGGTCCGTCAAGATCTTCGATGTGCGCAATGGTGGACAGATCCTGGTCGCCGACCTCCGGGGGTGAGTGTGCCCGAGTGCcagtccccccaccccaggcaCAGCAGACCAGAGTGAGGGCACCATCACCCCCACCATCCACCAGCTTGTGCCCCACATGCGTGGGCTCCCCTCATGCTTGAAACACAGGGAGAGGAATGCTTGCAAGGTGTCAGAGAGCCGGTGGGACTCCTTGGCACCCCACGTTCTGTCTCCACCAGTGTAGTGGAAACAGCTTTTGGGATTTTGGGGTgaagtgtttttggtttgttttggggccacacccagtggcactcagtctttcctggcaggctcggggaaccatatgggatgctgggattagaatcggggtccatcctgtgttgtgcaatgcaaatgccctatcgctgtgctcttgctctttccccggacctgggttcgatctctggcatcccatatggtcccccgagccaggagcgatttctgagtgtatagccaggggtaacccctgagcagacaccggtgtggccccaaaccaaaaacaaataaagctgactcggggctggcgaggtggtgctggggccggcaaggtggcgctagaggctagcaagcgctagccaaggaaacaccgcagtttgatcccccagcgtcccatgtggttcccccaagccaagccaggggcaatttctgagcgcttagccaggagtaacccctgagcatcaaacgggtgtggcccaaaaataccaaaaaaaaaaatctgactcaTTTTCACAACCTGCTGATCTGTGGGGTCTGGCAGAGAGAccccaatacaggcaggggcatcCTTtgaccctctccctctcccctgcaGGCATGAGGGGCCAGTGTGGCAGGTGGCCTGGGCCCATCCCATGTACGGCAGCATCCTGGCGTCTTGTTCCTATGACCGCAAGGTCATCATCTGGAAGGAGGAGAATGGCACCTGGGAAAAGAGCCACGAGCACCTGGGGCACGACTCCTCAGGTGGGCACCGGGACCATCGTTCCCCCAAGGGCAGCTTTTCTGCTCCTCCACCAGCCAGAAGACACACACCActacccccatcccacccccccatCCCCCCTCCCCTGTGCCTGGCCCCACCACACTGGGGACCCGGTTGTAGAGGCAGGCCTGCCTGGGAGGAAACAGAAAAAGTGCAGGCTTCCGCCTGAAACTCCTGCTGACAGCACAGTCCTGTTCACGGCTTCCCCTCTCCCTGCAGTTAACTCCGTGTGCTGGGCCCCCCACGACTATGGACTGCTCCTGGCCTGTGGAAGCTCCGACGGGGCCATCTCCCTCCTGGCCTACAGCGGGGAAGGCCAGTGGGAAGTGAAGAAGATTAACAATGCTCACACTGTAAGTACTGGGCCGGAAGAGCCATGCTGGGTAGTACCTCTTGGGTTAAGAGATGtgtagtggggccggagagatagcacagtggcgtttgccttgcaagcagcccatccagaatctaaggtggttcgttcgaatccctgcatgccatatggtcccccggccccgccaggagctatttctgagcagataaccaggaataacccctgagcaccgccggatgtggcccaaaacaaagaaaaaaagagagatgtgcAGTAATGGGCACATCTGGGCAGTGAGCCATGGCCTGTGCTGTCCTTGTTCCCAGGCTTCTCCATGATTCGTGCATGCTggtatatttttgggttttttgggggggtcacatctggtgatattcagaggttactcctggctctgtgctcagaaattgctcctggcttggggaccatatgggatgccaggggatctaaccacatttcgtcctaggtcagccgcgtgcaaggcagttgccctaccAATGCGCTACTCTTGGCTACTCTGGGACAGCAGGTGTCCTTGGGAGCTACTCTAACTGCACACCAGCTGGTAGATAGTCCAACTTTCGGGGCTACTGCAAATATTTACTAGCTTTTCTTGGGGGGAGTTGTTGTTttccacatccagtaatgctcagggtttactcctaactctgtgcccaggaatcactactggttttgctcaggggatcacacagggtgctgaggattgaacctgggtcattgtgcaaggcaagtatacgGGGGTCACAACCCACAGTTAAGAAGCAAgacttgggaccggagagatagcatggaggtagggtgtttgccttgcatgcagaaggatagtggttcaaatcctggcatcccatatggtcccctgtgcctgccaggagcgatttctgagcatagagccaggagtaacccctgagtgctgctggacatggcccaaagaccaaaaaaaaaaaaaaagaagaagccagGCTCATGggactgcagtgatagcacagtgggtagggcatttgccttgcaagtggccaaatcaagtttaatccccggcatcccatcgcgtcccctaatcctgccaggagtgacttctgagctcagagccagaatgtaacccctgagcactgccaggtgtggtccaaaaacaaaacaaaacaaacaaacaaacaaagcaagactcatgggactggagtaatagcaatgggtagggtatttgccttgcacatgaccaaattggtatcccatatggtctctcaagcctgccaggaatgagtcctgaacattgagccaggaagaacccctgagctctgttgggtgtggccccccccccccaataaaagaagcAAGGCTTATGGCCAAGAGAGGATCAATATGCAGGAGGCCAGGCACTGAGCCATGAGAACCCCTTTGCCACCGGGGATGTCCCCAATTACATACAAGCCCAGGGAGGCTGCTTCAGTTACTTTGCTCCAGACCACTTTTTGCCCAAGGAATGCAGCACGGGTGAGCACTGTAGCAAACACTTGGCATCTCTCTCATGATTTTGGTTGGTGCATGTTGAAAAACCTTTTACTGTTGCCAAGTTTTTGAGACCCCACATTTAGTCACTCAGCCGCAGTGAAGAGGCTgagggttggggctggagtggtggcgcagggcataaggcatctatctgccttgcacacgctagcctaggatggactgtggttcgacgccccctgagtgtcaccagtgtggcccaaaaaccaaaaaaaaaaaaagagagagagagagaaaaagagactgaGGGCTAGAGCAGTGCTGTGAGCTGCCCGTGCCAGTCTGGGTCAGACCACTCCTGCAGGCCCCTTGTCAACCCACAGGTCTCTTCTATGTGCTTTGCGGAGTTAGGGTCTCTGGTTCCTGCCATTGCAGCATTGTCCCCAGGACCTGGGGACAGGGCAGAGGGAATGCATACACCAGTGTCCTCATAGTTCGTTCCCTCCCCCCTCAGATTGGCTGCAATGCTGTGAGCTGGGCGCCAGCGGTGGTGCCGGGGAGCCTCATCGACCAGCCATCGGGGCAGAAACCCAGCTACATCAAGAAGTTTGCTTCAGGCGGCTGTGACAACCTCATCAAGTTGTGGAAGTGAGACATCCgtccattccccccaccccacagccTCCTGGGGGTGCATCCTGCCCCGTCCTTGTCTCCTCCCTGACCCAGAAGGCTCTTGTCCTAATAGGCTGACTCTGGTCATTTGTCCGGCACAGTTCAGCTACTGGagttctccctctccctccaacTCCTTccacccctcccttcctccctcttcctctctacctccctcccttctgtcCCGGAGGAGGACTCCACTCGACTCTCTCTCCTGTCAGGGAAGAGGAGGACGGCCAGTGGAAGGAGGAGCAGAAGCTGGAAGCACACAGTGACTGGGTCCGGGATGTGGCGTGGGCCCCATCCATCGGGCTGCCCACGAGCACCATCGCCAGCTGCTCCCAGGTCTCATCCCTTTCTCTGCCTCCCTCAGGAACAATTGCATAAGGCTCAGTTCAGGACCCAAAGGGCTGGGaagttgttttgtgtttggggactCTTCAGAAGCATGGGAGGTCAGACCCGGGGCTTTCATGCCTAGCCCAGCTCTAGTCCTTCATCCAGTGGGGTTGAAAGAACCCAAAGAAATTGGCGTGGTGATAAAAATGggcatctaggggccggagagatagcatggaggtaaggcgtttgcctttcatgcaggaggtcatcggttcgaatcccggcgccccatatggtcccctgtgcctgccaggagcaatttctgagcctggagccaggaataacccctgagcactgccaggtgtgacccaaaaaccaaaaaaaaaaaaaaaaaaaaaaaaaaaaaatgggcatcTGACATAAGCCAAGAGGGTGAGCCCAGAGACTCCAAGACTCCAAATATAGAGAGATGTGGGGTGCCAGGCTAGAAAGCAGCTATGCTTGCGCCTAGTCCTGTTGAGGTCCCTGTGGAGCCAGAATAGGCTgagcccacacacacacccaactcTCATCTATCTGTCTTGCTCCAGGACGGCCGCGTGTTCATCTGGACCTGTGACGATGCTGCCAGCAACACATGGTgccccaaactgctgcacaagtTCAACGACGTGGTGTGGCATGTCAGCTGGTCCATCACGGCCAACATCCTGGCCGTCTCGGGTGGCGACAACAAGGTATAGGGGCCCAGGATGGGAAACTCAGAAGATGGGGTGGAGAGGGGTGGTGTGAAGCACCTGAGAAGTTGGCAGTGATCTGTTTCTGAGTCCTTGCTCTGCCCAAGTGGGAGGGGCTGCCAGAGATGGGGCTCGTGCCATTTGCCACCCCATTTCAGCCATCTGACCTCATCACTGATTACCCTCCCAGCACTGCCATCTACAAGGAAGCCGTGGTTCATCCCCCCAGTCCcatggaccccagacatagattGTGACCCTGAGACACTGGGCAGAATCTGTCCCAGGCCTGAAAATCGGGGGTTGGGACCAACCTCAGGACAGCAGAACGGGTCCCTGCACATCCCTCAGCCCTGCAGCAATACGGCATGACCAGCTGGGGACCATCAGCTGCTGGATGGGCCTGAAGCCCTGACGAATGTCACTCTTGCAGGTGACACTGTGGAAGGAATCCGTGGACGGGCAGTGGGTATGTATCAGTGACGTGCACAAAGGCCAGGCCACCACCACGGCGCCCGAGAGCCAAAACGAGCAGTGAGCACCGTCCCGGGAGCATGACCGTCCAGACCAACGTCTGAAGCCTCACAGGACCCATTGGGCTTTACTCTTGGTCAGACGCAGCCAGGTCCTGGGGCAAGAGTGATGATGATAGCTATATctgcttatttaaaatattttgaccaTTTTTTGTATCTGGGTTCAAGCATTATTTGGAAGGCTTCAAGTCACTAATAAACTCCTGTTTCTTCCAAGTTCGCACCCAACGGACTGTTGG contains:
- the SEC13 gene encoding protein SEC13 homolog isoform X1 yields the protein MVSVMNTVDTSHEDMIHDAQMDYYGTRLATCSSDRSVKIFDVRNGGQILVADLRGHEGPVWQVAWAHPMYGSILASCSYDRKVIIWKEENGTWEKSHEHLGHDSSVNSVCWAPHDYGLLLACGSSDGAISLLAYSGEGQWEVKKINNAHTIGCNAVSWAPAVVPGSLIDQPSGQKPSYIKKFASGGCDNLIKLWKEEEDGQWKEEQKLEAHSDWVRDVAWAPSIGLPTSTIASCSQDGRVFIWTCDDAASNTWCPKLLHKFNDVVWHVSWSITANILAVSGGDNKVTLWKESVDGQWVCISDVHKGQATTTAPESQNEQ